A single Balaenoptera ricei isolate mBalRic1 chromosome 13, mBalRic1.hap2, whole genome shotgun sequence DNA region contains:
- the PRADC1 gene encoding protease-associated domain-containing protein 1, translated as MVAGAAGWCCLVLWLPACVAAHGLRIHDYLYFQVLSPGDIRYIFTATPAKDFGGIFHTRYEQIHLVPAEPSEACGELSNGFFIQDQIALVERGGCSFLSKTRVVQEHGGRAVIISDNAVDNDSFYVEMIQDSTQRTADIPALFLLGRDGYMIRRSLEQHGLPWAIISIPVNVTSIPTFELLQPPWTFW; from the exons ATGGTCGCCGGCGCCGCGGGCTGGTGTTGTCTCGTGCTCTGGCTCCCCGCGTGCGTCGCGGCCCACG GCTTACGCATCCATGATTATTTGTACTTTCAAGTGCTGAGTCCTGGGGACATTCGATACATCTTCACAGCCACACCTGCCAAGGACTTTGGTGGTATCTTT CATACAAGGTATGAGCAGATTCACCTTGTCCCTGCTGAACCTTCAGAGGCCTGCGGGGAACTCAGCAACGGTTTCTTCATCCAGGACCAGATCGCTCTGGTGGAGAGGGG GGGCTGCTCCTTCCTCTCCAAGACCCGGGTGGTGCAGGAGCACGGTGGGCGGGCAGTGATCATCTCTGACAACGCAGTTGACAATGACAGCTTCTACGTGGAGATGATCCAAGACAGTACCCAGCGCACAGCTGACATCCCTGCCCTCTTCCTGCTTGGCCGAGATGG CTACATGATCCGCCGCTCCCTGGAACAGCATGGGCTGCCATGGGCCATCATTTCCATCCCAGTCAATGTCACCAGCATCCCCACCTTTGAGCTGCTGCAACCGCCCTGGACCTTCTGGTAG